Proteins encoded by one window of Microplitis mediator isolate UGA2020A chromosome 1, iyMicMedi2.1, whole genome shotgun sequence:
- the LOC130673834 gene encoding uncharacterized protein LOC130673834 produces the protein MVKYCTVVSCTNSKNNKKVKKELQLQKNSMFTVPKDPEIVRNWSQILEQDLVFSSFICDKHVDEEYILRKDVINIPGQEPYVSERKKITLKPGAIPTLYKNINETSPLINVPVDETVNVRAAVKILLI, from the exons ATGGTTAAATATTGCACTGTGGTGAGTTGTACGAATagcaaaaacaataaaaaagtaaaaaaagaattacaACTACAGAAAAATTCTATGTTTACAGTACCTAAA GATCCTGAGATTGTCCGAAATTGGAGTCAAATATTAGAACAAGATTTAGTTTTTAGTTCATTCATTTGTGATAAGCATGTTGATGAGgaatatattttaagaaaagaTGTGATAAATATCCCTGGTCAAGAACCGTACGTATCagagaggaaaaaaataactctCAAACCTGGTGCCATTCCtacattatataaaaatatcaacgAGACGTCACCTTTAATTAATGTGCCGGTTGATGAAACTGTAAATGTGAGAGCTgctgtcaaaattttattaatttaa